A single window of Microbispora hainanensis DNA harbors:
- a CDS encoding sensor histidine kinase: MRNTLNPVCVPLALAEFTEAHRRRIVDALLAISILCFTIPPTLLGLSFSLWGPVPQWIEIVIEVITAGALLIRRRTGLPMIVTSALCAVTTGQIVPMAFAAYSMTADSKIRKWQLVTLPLIMTAAAVDYVDPKTDDVLYLCVVRALVFIFMPALVGTWVRGYRGMISELRAEVRDREEQAAVRERRKIARELHDTVTHAVTVMVLNAGIIRDDADPETGRIATTIEDKGVQALAELRELLAVLRREDGSRMTAGAKAIPSLVEEAAATGTRVSLDYHLPDIGLPAQIGLACYRVVQEGLSNVRKHAPGSLVRVTCEARDGVVTVSVVNGRDEGRARMSLQRLLPPSGFGLAGLEERIAILDGRLERKGTPDGGFMLVARIPFHPAGAQAADDLAYDPADADEAADGESA, encoded by the coding sequence GTGCGAAACACCCTGAATCCTGTCTGCGTCCCCTTGGCGCTGGCCGAATTCACCGAAGCGCACCGCCGGCGGATCGTCGACGCGCTGCTGGCCATATCGATCCTCTGTTTCACCATCCCGCCGACGCTCCTGGGTCTGTCCTTCTCCCTGTGGGGCCCGGTCCCGCAATGGATCGAGATCGTCATCGAGGTCATCACCGCGGGCGCCTTGCTGATACGCCGGCGCACCGGACTGCCCATGATCGTCACTTCGGCTCTCTGCGCAGTGACCACCGGGCAGATCGTGCCCATGGCCTTCGCCGCATACTCGATGACGGCCGACAGCAAGATCCGCAAGTGGCAGCTGGTGACCCTGCCTCTGATCATGACCGCCGCAGCCGTCGACTACGTGGACCCCAAGACGGACGACGTCCTCTACCTCTGCGTGGTGCGCGCGCTGGTGTTCATCTTCATGCCCGCACTGGTCGGCACGTGGGTGCGCGGCTACCGCGGCATGATCTCGGAGTTGCGGGCCGAGGTGCGGGACCGCGAAGAGCAGGCGGCAGTCCGGGAGCGCCGCAAGATCGCACGAGAACTGCACGACACCGTGACGCACGCGGTCACCGTGATGGTCCTCAACGCGGGGATCATCCGCGACGACGCGGACCCCGAGACCGGCAGGATCGCCACGACCATCGAGGACAAGGGCGTGCAGGCCCTCGCCGAGCTGCGCGAGCTGCTCGCGGTGCTCCGGCGCGAGGACGGGTCCCGGATGACGGCGGGGGCCAAGGCGATCCCTTCCCTCGTGGAAGAGGCGGCCGCCACGGGCACGCGGGTCAGTCTCGACTACCACCTGCCGGATATCGGCCTGCCCGCCCAGATCGGGCTCGCCTGCTACCGGGTCGTGCAGGAAGGGCTGAGCAATGTCAGGAAGCACGCTCCCGGGTCCCTGGTGCGCGTCACCTGCGAGGCCCGCGACGGCGTCGTGACCGTCTCGGTCGTGAACGGCAGGGATGAAGGCCGGGCGAGGATGTCCCTCCAGCGCCTGCTTCCCCCATCGGGGTTCGGCCTGGCCGGGCTCGAAGAGCGCATCGCCATTCTGGACGGCCGGTTGGAGAGAAAGGGGACGCCTGACGGCGGCTTCATGCTGGTGGCGCGCATCCCCTTCCACCCCGCCGGCGCTCAGGCGGCCGACGACCTTGCCTACGACCCTGCCGACGCCGACGAGGCTGCGGACGGCGAGAGCGCGTGA